One Solea senegalensis isolate Sse05_10M linkage group LG3, IFAPA_SoseM_1, whole genome shotgun sequence genomic window carries:
- the LOC122767081 gene encoding extracellular calcium-sensing receptor-like: MNQSKVMRVFSDNTLLLPMLYCCFSSAMSSSLYSSCQLQGQLNLNGMHKTGDVILGGLFAVNYISADPDLTFTSKPQLPTCYSFDVTGFRHAQSMAFAIDEINRNSNLLPNVTLGYSLYDNCIKLGIAFHASLSLVSGQEEQVTLDKRCVGTPPVQGIVGDSSSTRSIAISSLLGLYRVPMDDPE; the protein is encoded by the exons ATGAACcagagcaaagtcatgaggGTATTTTCAGATAACACGTTGCTCTTGCCAATGTTGTActgctgcttttcctctgctatgtcctcctctctttattcctcttgtcagttacagggaCAGTTAAATCTGAATGGaatgcacaaaactggagatgtgattctaggtggactTTTTGCAGTCAACTATATTTCTGCGGATCCTGACCTGACTTTTACCTCAAAACCACAGCTGCCGACCTGTTACAG TTTTGATGTCACAGGATTCAGACATGCTCAgtccatggcctttgctattgatgagatcaacagaaactccaacctgcttcctaatgtgactctgggatacagtttGTATGATAACTGCATCAAACTAGGCATTGCATTTCATGCATCACTGTCCTtggtcagtggtcaagaagagcaagttacattagacaAGAgatgtgtaggaactcctccagtccaaGGGATAGTGGGTGATTCTTCCTCCACACGTTCTATTGCCATATCCTCATtgttaggtttgtacagagtgccaATG gacgatcccgagtga